A stretch of the Triplophysa dalaica isolate WHDGS20190420 chromosome 19, ASM1584641v1, whole genome shotgun sequence genome encodes the following:
- the fabp6 gene encoding gastrotropin, whose amino-acid sequence MAFSGKWETESQDGYEEFCKLVGIPDDIIARGRDFKLVTEIIQNGDDFTWIQHYPKNHTVNNKFIIGKESEMETVGGKKFKGTVNMDGGKLTIDFPKYHHISEVSGGKLVETSTASSATGPVVLVRTSKKI is encoded by the exons ATGGCTTTCTCTGGCAAGTGGGAAACTGAATCTCAGGATGGATATGAGGAATTTTGCAAACTAGTTG GTATCCCTGATGATATCATTGCAAGAGGACGTGACTTTAAGCTTGTGACAGAGATCATCCAGAACGGAGATGACTTTACATGGATCCAGCACTATCCAAAAAACCACACCGTAAACAATAAATTCATCATTGGCAAAGAGAGTGAAATGGAGACAGTTGGTGGGAAAAAATTCAAG GGGACCGTCAACATGGACGGGGGCAAGCTGACCATAGATTTCCCAAAGTACCACCACATATCCGAGGTCAGTGGTGGAAAGCTGGTTGAG ACCTCCACTGCTAGCAGCGCTACGGGTCCAGTCGTTCTTGTTCGTACAAGCAAGAAGATCTAA